The Romeriopsis navalis LEGE 11480 sequence CGTATTCACACCCAGACCGTATTTAGCGTTTTCTTTAAATCCCGTCACACCAACCGGGCCGAGGTTTTGAAAGCGCCGCTTACTGGCACTACACACGGGACAACGCCACTTTTCAGGCAAGTCCTCAAACAAAGTACTCGGCGGCACGCCCTGCCGGTCATCGCCCTGTCGCGGCACATAAACATAGCCACAGGTACTACATTCAAACCGATCGCGCATTGGATCGCCTTGCAGTAGCTCCGCCGTCGTCGCATCCGGCGATGGATTAGATGTATCCGATGACGCTGAAGTCTCTGGATTGGGGTTACTCATGGGACATTTAACCTGAGACAGGAATCTCTAAG is a genomic window containing:
- a CDS encoding rubredoxin, which translates into the protein MSNPNPETSASSDTSNPSPDATTAELLQGDPMRDRFECSTCGYVYVPRQGDDRQGVPPSTLFEDLPEKWRCPVCSASKRRFQNLGPVGVTGFKENAKYGLGVNTLDPGRKNLLIFGSLFVFFLLFLSLYGLG